A stretch of the Lolium perenne isolate Kyuss_39 chromosome 3, Kyuss_2.0, whole genome shotgun sequence genome encodes the following:
- the LOC127344694 gene encoding serine carboxypeptidase-like 27 translates to MAREVAALLALLLSAAAALADQESDRIRQLPGQPPNVAFSQYSGYVTVNQARGRALFYWLVEAEPAAGPIAPLVLWLNGGPGCSSVGYGASEEVGPFRIRPDGKTLSLNPNSWNKAANLLFLESPAGVGFSYSNTTVDLYTAGDAKTALDSYAFLVNWLERFPQYKYREFYIAGESYAGHYVPQLAKIIYEKNKGIQNPILNLKGFVVGNAVTDDYHDYLGTFEYWWSHGLISDSTYHNLKATCIFDSATHPSPECAKNLNLASAEEGNIDPYSLYTKPCNNTASLKLGLGGRYPWLSRAYDPCTERYSNIYYNLPEVQMALHANTTGIQYPWQTCSDIVGPYWADSPKSMLPIYHELIAAGMKIWVFSGDTDAVVPVTATRYSISALKLPTLMNWYPWYDHGKVGGWSQVYKGLTLVTVAGAGHEVPLHRPRQALIIFRHFLKDTPMPSQ, encoded by the exons ATGGCTCGCGAGGTCGCGGCTTTGCTGGCGCTACTGCTGTCAGCGGCCGCCGCCCTGGCCGACCAGGAAAGCGACCGGATCCGGCAGCTCCCCGGGCAGCCGCCCAATGTGGCCTTCTCGCAGTACTCCGGCTACGTCACGGTCAACCAGGCCCGCGGCCGCGCGCTCTTCTACTGGCTCGTCGAGGCGGAGCCGGCGGCCGGGCCCATCGCGCCGCTCGTCCTCTGGCTCAACGGCGGGCCAGGCTGCTCCTCCGTCGGCTACGGCGCGTCCGAGGAGGTCGGCCCGTTCCGCATCAGGCCCGACGGGAAGACGCTCTCTCTCAACCCCAATTCCTGGAACAAGG CGGCCAATTTGCTCTTCCTGGAGTCGCCGGCCGGCGTGGGCTTCTCCTACTCCAACACAACGGTGGATCTGTACACCGCGGGAGATGCCAAGACTG CACTGGATTCCTACGCTTTTCTGGTGAATTGGCTGGAGAGATTCCCACAGTACAAGTACAGGGAGTTCTACATTGCTGGAGAGAGCTATGCAG GGCATTATGTTCCGCAACTAGCCAAGATCATATACGAAAAGAACAAGGGCATTCAGAACCCAATACTTAACCTCAAAGGATTCGTG GTGGGGAATGCGGTTACGGACGACTACCACGACTATCTTGGCACATTTGAGTACTGGTGGAGCCATGGTCTGATCTCTGATAGCACTTACCACAACTTGAAGGCGACGTGCATTTTTGATTCCGCAACGCACCCTTCTCCTGAATGTGCCAAGAACCTGAACCTGGCTAGTGCCGAAGAAGGCAATATTGATCCTTACAGTCTCTATACAAAGCCCTGCAATAACACAGCCTCTCTCAAACTTGGCCTCGGAGGACGCTAT CCTTGGTTGTCTAGAGCTTATGATCCTTGCACGGAAAGATATTCAAATATCTACTACAATCTACCAGAAGTGCAGATGGCGTTACATGCTAACACTACTGGAATTCAATACCCTTGGCAAACTTGCAG TGATATTGTCGGCCCGTACTGGGCGGATTCCCCCAAATCTATGCTTCCTATTTACCACGAGTTAATTGCAGCTGGTATGAAGATATGGGTTTTCAG TGGGGATACTGATGCGGTAGTTCCTGTAACTGCAACAAGATACTCGATAAGTGCTCTGAAGCTACCAACGCTGATGAATTGGTACCCTTGGTATGACCACGGAAAG gttgggGGTTGGAGTCAGGTTTACAAAGGACTAACCCTCGTGACCGTAGCAGGTGCAGGGCATGAGGTGCCTCTGCACCGGCCTCGACAAGCGTTAATAATATTCAGACATTTTTTGAAGGACACACCAATGCCATCTCAATAG
- the LOC127344696 gene encoding uncharacterized protein At4g08330, chloroplastic-like yields the protein MVRSQSLDSYSSVQDVTYSCGYCGYALNLSSSARDTATIGYSKYGKQIRKGVVAFHAVDESRFTLADEVTCAPHLRPGRAWSWSWGLFRRRSRLLCRKCGGRIGAAYQQDEGDDGGSDDDLRTSSGDSGGGGGASRRRSYVIKISALQPSSDDFTAVPFSL from the exons ATGGTGAGGTCCCAGTCGCTCGACAGCTACTCCTCCGTCCAGGACGTCACCTACAG CTGCGGCTACTGCGGCTACGCGCTGAACCTGAGCTCCTCGGCGCGGGACACGGCCACCATCGGCTACTCCAAGTACGGCAAGCAGATCAGGAAGGGCGTCGTCGCCTTCCACGCCGTCGACGAGTCCCGATTCACGCTGGCCGACGAGGTCACCTGCGCGCCCCACCTCCGCCCGGGGCGCGCCTGGTCATGGTCGTGGGGCCTCTTCAGGAGGAGGTCCCGCCTGCTCTGCCGCAAGTGCGGCGGCCGCATCGGCGCCGCGTACCAGCAGGACGAGGGTGATGACGGCGGCTCGGACGACGACCTGCGCACGAGCTCAGGcgacagcggcggcggtggcggcgcgtcGAGAAGGAGGAGCTACGTGATCAAGATCAGCGCGCTGCAGCCCTCGTCGGACGATTTTACCGCTGTTCCCTTCTCTCTATGA
- the LOC127344695 gene encoding uncharacterized protein, which translates to MQQALGLGRACSLGHSCRRSTATTPSPAPPPLPPRTTTTSKSGGRAVAVRAEAASSAPRTMEATKREEPTVLTLRAVEATPESFAPFGQVIAASPDGDQFGPQDAQLDLSRGIPRFYIMRLESKPLKFSTITHHAGVTQCLGSIGGQDWYLGVAKPSVVDGAAEQSGGRSPVQSRAGHYYLPPDPAEVCVFRVSGPKFLKLHTGTWHAGPLFKADAVDFYNLELSDTNVVDHTTHYFEKQDGVTFVIED; encoded by the exons ATGCAGCAGGCGCTGGGCCTGGGCCGCGCGTGCAGCCTCGGCCATTCCTGCCGCCGCAGCACGGCCACCACTCCTTCCCCCGCCCCTCCACCTCTCCCTcctcgcaccaccaccaccagcaagAGCGGCGGCAGAGCCGTAGCTGTGCGCGCCGAAGCCGCCTCGTCGGCGCCGCGGACGATGGAAGCCACCAAGCGGGAGGAGCCGACGGTGCTCACGCTGCGGGCCGTGGAGGCCACGCCGGAGTCCTTCGCGCCGTTCGGGCAGGTCATCGCCGCCTCCCCGGACGGCGACCAGTTCGGGCCCCAGGACGCCCAGCTCGACCTCAGCCGCGGCATCCCCAG GTTCTACATCATGAGGCTGGAGAGCAAGCCGCTCAAGTTCTCCACAATCACGCACCACGCCGGCGTGACGCAGTGCCTGGGCTCCATCGGCGGCCAGGACTGGTACCTCGGCGTCGCCAAGCCTTCCGTCGTGGACGGGGCGGCGGAACAGAGTGGCGGCAGGAGCCCCGTGCAGTCGCGCGCTGGGCATTACTACCTGCCTCCCGATCCGGCCGAGGTCTGCGTGTTCCGGGTCTCCGGTCCCAAGTTTCTCAAGCTGCACACGGGCACCTGGCACGCCGGGCCGCTGTTTAAGGCAGACGCCGTGGATTTCTATAACCTCGAGCTCAGCGACACCAAT GTTGTGGATCACACCACGCACTATTTCGAGAAGCAGGATGGTGTAACCTTTGTGATCGAGGATTGA